One genomic window of Myxocyprinus asiaticus isolate MX2 ecotype Aquarium Trade chromosome 5, UBuf_Myxa_2, whole genome shotgun sequence includes the following:
- the LOC127440826 gene encoding gastrula zinc finger protein XlCGF8.2DB-like isoform X3, with amino-acid sequence MEVKEESQELTLEEKHQYEEPQFKTEEKPFSCSETENFSQKRRRRTGAQIFFTCLQCKESFTSKEQLMCHFRVHSGEKPFPCDQCGKSFIHKASLKNHMRIHSGKRPYKCDQCGKSYIHRDNLNDHMRIHTGEKPFSCHQCGKSFTMRGSLQKHMRIHTGEKPFTCLQCGKNFTHKGNLEVHKRIHTGEKPFTCPQCGKYFTHKGNLAVHTRIHTGAKPYTCPQCGKSFTYQAHLVGHMEMHSGEKLHHCSQCGKSFTEASHLQKHLKTHATERPHMCSYCGKSFLWVRNLKEHQKIHTNKKLHVCFECGKAFTRVACLKKHERIHTGKNIISAQLME; translated from the coding sequence atggaagtgaaagaggaaagtcaagaactgacattggaggagaaacatcagtatGAAGAACCTCAATTCAAAACTGAAGAAAAACCTTTTAGTTGCTCAGAGACTGAAAATTTCTCACAAAAAAGACGTCGAAGAACTGGAGCCCAAATTTTTTTCACATGCCTTCAATGTAAAGAGAGTTTCACATCTAAAGAACAACTTATGTGTCACTTTAGagttcactctggagagaagcctttcccgtgcgatcagtgtggaaagagtttcattcatAAAGCAAGCCTTAAgaatcacatgagaattcactctGGAAAGAGGCCCTAcaaatgtgatcagtgtggaaagagttataTACATAGAGATAACCTTAatgatcacatgagaattcacactggagagaagcctttctcatgccatcagtgtggaaagagtttcacaatgAGAGGAAGTCTTCAGAAGCACATGaggattcacactggagagaagcctttcacatgccttcaatGTGGAAAGAATTTTACGCATAAAGGAAACCTTGAGGTTCAcaaaagaattcacactggagagaagcctttcacatgccctcagtgtgggaaGTATTTTACACACAAAGGAAACCTTGCTGTTCACACACGAATTCACACTGGAGCGAAGCCTtacacatgccctcagtgtgggaagagttttacATATCAAGCACACCTAGTAGGTCATATGGAGATGCATTCAGGAGAGAAATTACACCACTGTTCTCAGTGTGGCAAGAGTTTCACTGAGGCAAGTCATCTCCAAAAACACCTCAAAACTCATGCAACTGAGAGGCCCCACATGTGTTCTTATTGCGGCAAAAGTTTTTTATGGGTCCGCAATTTAAAagagcaccagaaaatacataccAATAAGAAACTTCATGTGTGCTTTGAGTGTGGGAAAGCCTTTACTAGAGTTGCATGCTTGAAAAAGCATGAAAGAATTCATACAGGAAAAAACATTATAAGTGCTCAACTCATGGAATGA
- the LOC127440826 gene encoding gastrula zinc finger protein XlCGF8.2DB-like isoform X2, with amino-acid sequence MSPCETELCRDLMEVKEESQELTLEEKHQYEEPQFKTEEKPFSCSETENFSQKRRRRTGAQIFFTCLQCKESFTSKEQLMCHFRVHSGEKPFPCDQCGKSFIHKASLKNHMRIHSGKRPYKCDQCGKSYIHRDNLNDHMRIHTGEKPFSCHQCGKSFTMRGSLQKHMRIHTGEKPFTCLQCGKNFTHKGNLEVHKRIHTGEKPFTCPQCGKYFTHKGNLAVHTRIHTGAKPYTCPQCGKSFTYQAHLVGHMEMHSGEKLHHCSQCGKSFTEASHLQKHLKTHATERPHMCSYCGKSFLWVRNLKEHQKIHTNKKLHVCFECGKAFTRVACLKKHERIHTGKNIISAQLME; translated from the exons atGTCACCGTGCGAAACAGAGCTTTGCAGAG acctgatggaagtgaaagaggaaagtcaagaactgacattggaggagaaacatcagtatGAAGAACCTCAATTCAAAACTGAAGAAAAACCTTTTAGTTGCTCAGAGACTGAAAATTTCTCACAAAAAAGACGTCGAAGAACTGGAGCCCAAATTTTTTTCACATGCCTTCAATGTAAAGAGAGTTTCACATCTAAAGAACAACTTATGTGTCACTTTAGagttcactctggagagaagcctttcccgtgcgatcagtgtggaaagagtttcattcatAAAGCAAGCCTTAAgaatcacatgagaattcactctGGAAAGAGGCCCTAcaaatgtgatcagtgtggaaagagttataTACATAGAGATAACCTTAatgatcacatgagaattcacactggagagaagcctttctcatgccatcagtgtggaaagagtttcacaatgAGAGGAAGTCTTCAGAAGCACATGaggattcacactggagagaagcctttcacatgccttcaatGTGGAAAGAATTTTACGCATAAAGGAAACCTTGAGGTTCAcaaaagaattcacactggagagaagcctttcacatgccctcagtgtgggaaGTATTTTACACACAAAGGAAACCTTGCTGTTCACACACGAATTCACACTGGAGCGAAGCCTtacacatgccctcagtgtgggaagagttttacATATCAAGCACACCTAGTAGGTCATATGGAGATGCATTCAGGAGAGAAATTACACCACTGTTCTCAGTGTGGCAAGAGTTTCACTGAGGCAAGTCATCTCCAAAAACACCTCAAAACTCATGCAACTGAGAGGCCCCACATGTGTTCTTATTGCGGCAAAAGTTTTTTATGGGTCCGCAATTTAAAagagcaccagaaaatacataccAATAAGAAACTTCATGTGTGCTTTGAGTGTGGGAAAGCCTTTACTAGAGTTGCATGCTTGAAAAAGCATGAAAGAATTCATACAGGAAAAAACATTATAAGTGCTCAACTCATGGAATGA
- the LOC127440826 gene encoding gastrula zinc finger protein XlCGF8.2DB-like isoform X1, with protein sequence MEFIKQESEDKSDSEPCRVKNEDTEEQIDLMEVKEESQELTLEEKHQYEEPQFKTEEKPFSCSETENFSQKRRRRTGAQIFFTCLQCKESFTSKEQLMCHFRVHSGEKPFPCDQCGKSFIHKASLKNHMRIHSGKRPYKCDQCGKSYIHRDNLNDHMRIHTGEKPFSCHQCGKSFTMRGSLQKHMRIHTGEKPFTCLQCGKNFTHKGNLEVHKRIHTGEKPFTCPQCGKYFTHKGNLAVHTRIHTGAKPYTCPQCGKSFTYQAHLVGHMEMHSGEKLHHCSQCGKSFTEASHLQKHLKTHATERPHMCSYCGKSFLWVRNLKEHQKIHTNKKLHVCFECGKAFTRVACLKKHERIHTGKNIISAQLME encoded by the coding sequence acctgatggaagtgaaagaggaaagtcaagaactgacattggaggagaaacatcagtatGAAGAACCTCAATTCAAAACTGAAGAAAAACCTTTTAGTTGCTCAGAGACTGAAAATTTCTCACAAAAAAGACGTCGAAGAACTGGAGCCCAAATTTTTTTCACATGCCTTCAATGTAAAGAGAGTTTCACATCTAAAGAACAACTTATGTGTCACTTTAGagttcactctggagagaagcctttcccgtgcgatcagtgtggaaagagtttcattcatAAAGCAAGCCTTAAgaatcacatgagaattcactctGGAAAGAGGCCCTAcaaatgtgatcagtgtggaaagagttataTACATAGAGATAACCTTAatgatcacatgagaattcacactggagagaagcctttctcatgccatcagtgtggaaagagtttcacaatgAGAGGAAGTCTTCAGAAGCACATGaggattcacactggagagaagcctttcacatgccttcaatGTGGAAAGAATTTTACGCATAAAGGAAACCTTGAGGTTCAcaaaagaattcacactggagagaagcctttcacatgccctcagtgtgggaaGTATTTTACACACAAAGGAAACCTTGCTGTTCACACACGAATTCACACTGGAGCGAAGCCTtacacatgccctcagtgtgggaagagttttacATATCAAGCACACCTAGTAGGTCATATGGAGATGCATTCAGGAGAGAAATTACACCACTGTTCTCAGTGTGGCAAGAGTTTCACTGAGGCAAGTCATCTCCAAAAACACCTCAAAACTCATGCAACTGAGAGGCCCCACATGTGTTCTTATTGCGGCAAAAGTTTTTTATGGGTCCGCAATTTAAAagagcaccagaaaatacataccAATAAGAAACTTCATGTGTGCTTTGAGTGTGGGAAAGCCTTTACTAGAGTTGCATGCTTGAAAAAGCATGAAAGAATTCATACAGGAAAAAACATTATAAGTGCTCAACTCATGGAATGA